A region from the Arachis ipaensis cultivar K30076 chromosome B01, Araip1.1, whole genome shotgun sequence genome encodes:
- the LOC107638698 gene encoding peroxisomal fatty acid beta-oxidation multifunctional protein MFP2 — MSKGRTVLEVGDDGVAIITIVNPPVNSLSFDVLHSLKESFDEASRRDDVKAIVVTGAKGKFSGGFDISAFGGIQAAKERPKPGWVSIEIITDTVEASRKPSVAAIDGLALGGGLEVAMACNARLSTPTAQLGLPELQLGIIPGFGGTQRLPRLVGLTKALEMMLTSKPVKGQEAHSLGLVDGLVSADALVTTARKWALDILEHRRPWVASLYKTDKIEPLGEAREILKFARAQARKQAPNLNHPLVCIDVIEQGIASGPRIGLMKEAEAFDGLVVSDTCKSLVHIFFAQRGTTKVPGITDRGLAPRKVKKVAIIGGGLMGSGIATALILSNYPVILKEVNEKFLDAGVNRVKANLQSRVKKGKMSQDKFEKTMSLLKGSLDYESFKDVDMVIEAVIENISLKQQIFADLEKYCPPHCILASNTSTIDLNLIGQKTKSQDRIVGAHFFSPAHIMPLLEIVRTNHTSPQIIVDVLDISKKIKKTPVVVGNCTGFAVNRMFFPYTQAGLLLVERGADLYKIDRVITKFGMPMGPFRLADLVGFGVAVATGTQFIQNFPERTYKSMLIPLLQEEKRAGETTRKGFYLYDGKRKASPDPELKNYIEKARSISGVSVDPKLVKLSEKDIIEMIFFPVVNEACRVLDEGIAVKAADLDISAVMGMGFPPYRGGLMFWADSLGSKYIHSRLEKWSDLYGGFFKPCNYLAARAAKDIPLSAPKDQAMSRL, encoded by the exons ATGAGTAAAGGACGCACCGTCTTGGAGGTTGGAGATGATGGGGTTGCCATCATCACCATCGTCAACCCACCTGTTAATTCTCTCTCCTTTGATG TATTGCACAGTTTGAAGGAGAGTTTTGATGAGGCTTCACGGAGGGATGATGTTAAGGCTATTGTTGTCACAG GTGCAAAGGGAAAATTTTCTGGTGGCTTTGATATTAGTGCATTTGGTGGAATTCAAGCAGCAAAAG AGCGTCCAAAACCTGGATGGGTATCAATAGAAATCATCACTGATACTGTAGAAG CTTCAAGGAAACCCTCTGTTGCTGCCATTGATGGCCTGGCCTTGGGTGGGGGCTTAGAGGTTGCAATG GCATGTAATGCCCGGTTATCTACCCCAACTGCTCAACTGGGTTTGCCAGAACTTCAACTTGGAATCATTCCTGGCTTTGGAG GAACACAGCGACTCCCTCGTCTTGTTGGTCTGACGAAGGCCCTTGAGATGATGCTG ACTTCAAAGCCAGTTAAAGGGCAGGAAGCTCATAGTCTGGGGCTTGTAGATGGTTTGGTGTCAGCTGATGCATTGGTAACCACTGCTCGCAAGTGGGCTCTGGATATTTTGGAGCACCGACGACCATGGGTTGCTAGTCTTTACAAGACTGACAAAATAGAACCACTTGGGGAGGCAAGAGAGATATTGAAATTTGCACGTGCTCAGGCTAGGAAACAGGCTCCTAATCTCAATCATCCTTTGGTTTGCATTGATGTTATTGAGCAAGGAATAGCTTCTGGTCCCCGTATAGGACTCATGAAG GAAGCTGAAGCATTTGATGGACTGGTAGTGTCAGATACATGCAAAAGCCTAGTTCATATATTCTTTGCTCAAAGAGGAACAACCAAG gtacCTGGGATCACTGATCGTGGTCTGGCTCCAAGGAAAGTTAAGAAGGTTGCAATCATTGGAGGAGGATTAATGGGCTCTGGAATAGCAACTGCTTTAATTCTTAGTAACTACCCTGTCAtcttgaaagaagtaaatgagaAATTCTTGGACGCTGGAGTAAATAGGGTTAAAG CAAACTTACAGAGCCGTGTCAAGAAAGGGAAAATGAGCCAGGACAAATTTGAGAAGACCATGTCTCTTCTCAAAGGTTCTCTTGATTATGAATCCTTCAAAGATGTGGACATGGTGATAGAG GCTGTTATAGAGAATATCTCTTTGAAGCAACAGATTTTTGCTGATCTTGAAAAGTATTGTCCACCTCACTGTATTCTTGCAAGCAACACTTCGACAATAGACTTGAACTTGATTGGACAGAAGACAAAGTCTCAAGATAGAATTGTGGGAGCACATTTTTTCAG TCCTGCACATATTATGCCCCTTCTGGAAATTGTACGAACCAATCATACATCACCCCAAATAATAGTTGATGTGCTAGATATTTCAAAGAAGATCAAGAAAACTCCAGTGGTGGTTGGAAACTGCACTGGATTCGCCGTTAATAGGATGTTCTTCCCATATACACAAGCAGGTCTCTTACTTGTTGAACGTGGTGCTGACCTTTATAAAATTGATAGGGTGATAACCAAATTTGGAATGCCAATGGGGCCTTTCAG ATTGGCTGATCTCGTCGGTTTTGGAGTGGCCGTTGCAACCGGCACGCAATTCATTCAGAACTTCCCCGAGCGGACCTATAAATCTATGCTCATTCCTCTTCTACAGGAAGAAAAGAGAGCAG GTGAAACAACCCGCAAGGGGTTTTATTTGTATGATGGGAAACGCAAGGCTAGCCCTGATCCTGAATTGAAGAACTATATTGAGAAGGCTAGGAGCATTTCTGGCGTATCTGTCGATCCTAAG CTTGTCAAGCTATCAGAAAAGGACATCATAGAGATGATATTCTTTCCAGTGGTGAATGAGGCTTGTCGGGTCCTCGACGAAGGCATCGCAGTCAAGGCAGCAGATCTTGATATTTCAGCTGTCATGGGCATGGGTTTCCCACCTTACAG GGGAGGTCTCATGTTCTGGGCTGATTCTCTTGGATCCAAATACATACACTCAAGACTGGAGAAGTGGTCTGACTTGTATGGAGGATTCTTCAAGCCTTGCAATTATTTGGCTGCTAGAGCTGCTAAAGATATTCCTCTG AGTGCCCCCAAGGACCAAGCCATGTCACGGTTATAA